The Corynebacterium simulans genome contains a region encoding:
- a CDS encoding SulP family inorganic anion transporter, which produces MTETSTAAPRPLLSPDGADAPTGIIASFRYAFSSPARIRIEILAGLAVSLALIPEAIAFSILAGVDPAMGLFSSVVMAIAIAFTGGRPAMITGATGAIALVIAPVARGYGMDYFIATVLLGGVLQIVLGALGVAKLQRFIPRSVMLGFVNALGIMIFTAQLEHLIDVPWMVYPLVGLGVVIMIFFPKLTSVIPAPLVTIIVLTGLVIAAGLTVPTVSDMGKMPETLPSLFIPNVPWTLETLQIIAPYALAMAVVGLMESLMTAKLVDDITDTHSDKTRESWGQGVANIASGFFGGMGGCAMIGQTMINVRESGARTRLSTLLAGVFLLVLVLALGDIVGMIPMAALVAIMIMVSVGTIDWHSVHPRTLKLMPVSETIVMAVTIIATLATSNLAIGVVLGVVTAMIMFARRVAHIVSIEKASEIDGDGDGDGEIDTRTYRVHGQLFWASSNDLVYRFDYTDSARHITIDLTEAEIWDASTVATFDAITQKFQDRGKTVSIIGLDGPSQDRLNRLSGRLDTGH; this is translated from the coding sequence ATGACTGAAACTAGCACGGCGGCCCCCCGCCCCCTCCTGAGTCCAGACGGCGCTGATGCCCCTACCGGGATCATCGCATCCTTCCGTTACGCATTTTCTTCCCCCGCCCGTATCCGTATAGAGATTCTGGCCGGACTGGCGGTATCCCTGGCGCTGATCCCTGAGGCCATTGCCTTTTCCATCCTTGCCGGTGTTGACCCAGCCATGGGTCTGTTTTCCTCGGTAGTCATGGCCATTGCGATCGCCTTTACCGGTGGCCGCCCGGCAATGATAACCGGCGCCACCGGGGCTATTGCCCTAGTCATTGCTCCTGTGGCGCGTGGTTACGGGATGGATTATTTCATCGCCACCGTCTTGTTGGGCGGTGTCCTACAAATCGTGCTCGGCGCCCTCGGTGTGGCGAAACTTCAGCGTTTTATCCCCCGATCGGTGATGCTGGGTTTCGTCAATGCACTGGGCATTATGATTTTCACCGCCCAACTCGAACACCTCATTGATGTGCCCTGGATGGTCTACCCACTCGTCGGCTTGGGTGTGGTGATCATGATTTTCTTCCCCAAGCTCACCAGTGTGATCCCTGCCCCGCTGGTCACGATTATCGTGCTCACCGGTTTGGTCATTGCCGCCGGTTTGACTGTCCCGACGGTCTCGGACATGGGCAAGATGCCGGAGACCTTACCGTCCCTGTTTATTCCGAACGTGCCGTGGACGTTGGAGACCCTGCAGATCATCGCGCCTTATGCCCTGGCCATGGCCGTGGTCGGTCTCATGGAATCGTTAATGACCGCCAAGCTCGTCGATGACATCACCGACACTCATTCCGATAAAACTCGTGAATCCTGGGGACAGGGGGTGGCTAATATTGCCTCCGGTTTCTTCGGCGGCATGGGTGGCTGCGCGATGATCGGTCAAACCATGATCAACGTCCGCGAATCCGGGGCACGTACCCGCCTATCCACCCTGTTAGCCGGTGTGTTCCTGCTGGTCCTGGTCCTGGCACTGGGCGACATCGTTGGCATGATCCCGATGGCTGCGTTGGTGGCAATCATGATCATGGTCTCGGTCGGCACCATCGACTGGCACTCGGTGCATCCACGCACCCTTAAACTCATGCCGGTCTCTGAGACCATTGTTATGGCCGTGACGATTATTGCCACCCTAGCCACCAGCAACCTGGCCATTGGTGTCGTGCTGGGTGTGGTCACCGCGATGATCATGTTCGCCCGTCGGGTGGCACATATCGTTTCCATTGAAAAGGCCTCCGAGATCGACGGCGACGGCGATGGCGATGGCGAGATTGATACTCGTACCTACCGGGTGCATGGCCAGTTGTTTTGGGCATCAAGCAATGACCTGGTTTATCGCTTTGATTACACCGATTCTGCCCGTCATATCACTATTGATCTCACTGAGGCGGAGATCTGGGATGCCTCCACGGTCGCGACCTTTGACGCGATTACGCAGAAGTTCCAGGACAGAGGCAAAACCGTGTCCATTATCGGGCTCGACGGTCCCAGTCAGGACCGGCTGAACCGACTGTCTGGCCGGCTTGACACCGGCCACTAA
- a CDS encoding MerR family transcriptional regulator yields MQNSNFKIGEVVDQTGLSIPTLRYYDNVGLITPSGRSPGGFRLYSEADVRRVLLVRRMKPLGFTLDQMREFLEAAEILHSSDGGQDSDPAQQARSNAKATLADIREETRTRYEKLRKQIAYAEEFLDLVNTLAH; encoded by the coding sequence ATGCAAAACAGTAATTTCAAGATCGGCGAGGTCGTTGACCAGACGGGGTTGTCGATTCCCACCTTGCGTTATTATGACAACGTCGGCCTGATTACCCCATCGGGGCGTAGCCCTGGTGGGTTCAGGCTTTATAGTGAGGCTGATGTACGTCGTGTTTTGCTGGTGCGACGGATGAAACCGCTGGGGTTTACTCTGGATCAGATGCGGGAATTCCTGGAAGCTGCGGAGATTCTTCATAGTTCAGATGGCGGGCAGGACAGTGATCCCGCACAGCAGGCACGGAGTAATGCCAAGGCCACCCTTGCCGACATTCGTGAGGAGACGCGCACCCGCTACGAAAAGCTACGCAAGCAAATTGCCTACGCTGAGGAATTCCTCGATCTGGTCAACACCCTGGCACACTAA
- a CDS encoding IS3 family transposase (programmed frameshift) codes for MPRYSEQFKRDAVALYENNEDLSLHAASAELGVNRSSLFSWLQQYGTGKRARTKNMRDKAQVTTDSERIRQLEKENAKLREERDILRKAAKYFAGRDTLVIRFQFVYDYRTEYSVKRMCHVLKLNRSSFYKWVNTHENRRLKICSDALIGARIKAIFDDENGLYGAKRIAASLNDDTDFGPINHKKVARIMKSMGLKGFSKRRRCITTRRKPGHRVMPDLVGRTFTADEPNRVYVGDITYLPCKGGKNMYLATVIDTYSRKLAGYALADHMRVSLVIEALSHASTVRGSLDGAIFHSDHGSVYTSQAFRDHCAQLGVRQSMGAVGTSADNALAESFNATLKREVLRDRKVFDNPIICRQEVFRWCMRYNTRRRHSWCNLLAPNDFEALTSATLTQAA; via the exons ATGCCTAGGTATTCCGAACAGTTCAAACGTGATGCTGTGGCCCTCTATGAAAACAATGAGGACCTTTCACTTCACGCGGCTTCAGCAGAGCTTGGAGTCAATCGTTCCTCGCTTTTCTCCTGGCTTCAGCAATACGGCACCGGCAAACGTGCCCGCACGAAAAACATGCGTGATAAAGCTCAGGTGACGACTGATTCTGAGCGGATCCGCCAGCTAGAAAAAGAGAACGCGAAGCTGCGCGAAGAACGCGATATTCTGCGCAAGGCCGCGAAGTATTTTGCCG GAAGAGACACGCTGGTGATCCGCTTCCAGTTTGTCTATGACTACCGAACCGAGTACTCGGTCAAGCGGATGTGCCATGTGTTAAAGCTCAATCGCTCCTCGTTTTATAAATGGGTCAACACCCACGAAAATCGCAGGTTAAAGATATGTTCCGATGCCCTTATTGGTGCAAGAATCAAGGCCATCTTTGATGATGAGAACGGGCTTTATGGTGCTAAACGCATCGCTGCAAGCCTCAACGACGATACGGACTTCGGCCCGATCAACCATAAGAAGGTTGCGCGCATCATGAAATCCATGGGGCTAAAAGGCTTTAGCAAACGGCGTCGATGCATCACCACCCGGCGCAAGCCTGGTCACCGTGTCATGCCAGATTTAGTAGGCCGTACATTCACCGCTGACGAGCCGAACCGTGTTTATGTAGGCGACATCACCTACCTGCCGTGTAAGGGCGGTAAGAACATGTACCTGGCCACGGTCATTGACACCTATTCACGAAAACTTGCAGGTTATGCACTCGCAGACCACATGCGTGTCTCACTGGTCATCGAGGCTTTGTCCCATGCCAGCACAGTCCGCGGAAGCCTTGACGGGGCTATTTTCCATTCTGATCATGGAAGTGTGTACACCTCACAGGCGTTTAGGGACCACTGCGCCCAACTTGGTGTACGCCAATCCATGGGCGCGGTGGGAACTAGTGCCGATAATGCCCTGGCAGAATCATTTAACGCCACCTTAAAACGTGAAGTGCTACGTGATCGGAAAGTCTTTGATAATCCCATTATCTGCCGGCAGGAAGTCTTTCGATGGTGCATGCGCTACAACACCCGCAGACGGCACTCCTGGTGCAACCTTCTAGCCCCCAATGACTTCGAAGCACTCACATCAGCTACACTGACCCAAGCAGCATAG
- a CDS encoding cation diffusion facilitator family transporter: MAHEHHDHDHSSTPLRALLIALGITGTVFFAELIGGWLAGSMALMADAMHMLSDAAGLIIAVLAVLVGRRQASAQATYGYRRVEVLAALANAVMVLAISVWIVVEAVRRLQSPAEVQGKTMLIIAVIGLVANALSAWVLHRHRKSSINVEGAFLHVLVDMLGSVAVIVAGIVVLTTGFVAADVIASLAIAAMVLPRAWQLMRLSASVLLEQVPADFDASAIEPALRQVEGVADIHDLHLWSLDGVNVLTTVHIVRDGTVGTGPLLDAAQQALREHGIEHSTIQIEHPEHESHETVC; the protein is encoded by the coding sequence ATGGCACACGAGCACCACGACCACGATCACTCCAGCACGCCGCTGCGCGCACTCTTGATTGCGCTAGGCATTACCGGCACCGTCTTCTTCGCGGAGCTGATCGGCGGCTGGTTGGCGGGTTCGATGGCGCTGATGGCGGATGCGATGCACATGCTTTCCGACGCTGCGGGGTTGATCATCGCGGTGTTAGCGGTGTTGGTTGGGCGCCGACAAGCATCGGCTCAGGCCACGTACGGCTACCGACGAGTGGAGGTGCTTGCTGCACTGGCGAACGCAGTGATGGTGCTGGCGATCTCGGTGTGGATTGTCGTCGAGGCGGTGCGCCGCCTGCAGAGCCCGGCCGAAGTGCAGGGAAAAACGATGCTGATCATCGCGGTGATCGGCCTGGTGGCGAATGCGCTATCGGCGTGGGTTCTGCACCGGCACCGCAAATCCTCGATCAACGTGGAGGGCGCGTTCTTGCACGTGTTAGTGGATATGCTCGGCTCGGTCGCAGTAATCGTGGCCGGCATCGTGGTACTGACCACGGGGTTTGTGGCGGCGGACGTGATCGCCTCCCTAGCGATCGCGGCGATGGTGCTGCCGCGCGCCTGGCAGCTCATGCGGCTTTCGGCGAGCGTGCTGCTCGAGCAAGTCCCGGCGGACTTCGACGCCAGTGCGATCGAGCCCGCGCTGCGGCAGGTCGAGGGCGTTGCTGACATCCACGACCTGCACCTGTGGAGCCTGGACGGCGTGAACGTGCTCACGACCGTGCATATCGTGCGCGACGGCACCGTCGGCACCGGCCCGCTGTTGGATGCCGCCCAGCAGGCCCTGCGCGAACACGGTATCGAGCACTCCACCATCCAGATTGAGCACCCAGAGCACGAATCCCACGAGACGGTGTGCTGA
- a CDS encoding IS256 family transposase, with translation MTTVARRDPANKAKIDAIEKKLLANPDIAKLIDDLGTSTTDANDLVRGMLQASITRGLNAEMDAHLGYESGDRSAKAAARTDNYRNGSYPKTVDSNYGPVTVDVPRDRAGTFLPTMVPKGSRRLTDVDDMIVSLYAGGMTIRDIQHHMATSMRVDISHETISAVTDAVLDEVMVWQNRQLDEFYPVVFLDALRIKVRDDGRVVNKSAYMAIGVDLNGIKHILGLWIAKEEGASFWAQVCANLSNRGVKDVFIVCCDGLKGLPEAVEATWPNSMVQTCIVHLIRAANRWVAYGDRRGVSAALKKIYTATDEPTAQVALDEFEASELGEKYPRSVKVWRDAWARFVPFLQFPPAARKVIYTTNSIESFNNELRKATRNRVQFTNDESAIKTLWLMTCNIEDKRAAKRAKQGKRVSATAGRLMEGARVSGWKQAINQMAVAYPDRFDKYL, from the coding sequence ATGACTACTGTGGCGAGACGAGATCCGGCTAATAAGGCCAAGATTGATGCGATTGAAAAGAAGCTGCTTGCTAACCCTGACATCGCGAAACTGATTGATGACCTAGGCACGTCCACAACGGATGCCAACGACCTAGTTCGCGGCATGTTACAAGCCTCGATTACCAGGGGACTCAACGCTGAAATGGATGCCCACCTGGGCTACGAGTCTGGCGACAGGAGCGCTAAAGCTGCAGCTAGAACAGACAATTACCGCAACGGGTCGTATCCAAAGACCGTGGATTCTAACTACGGGCCAGTCACCGTTGATGTCCCTCGGGATCGGGCTGGAACATTCTTGCCGACTATGGTCCCTAAAGGTTCTAGGCGCTTGACTGATGTCGATGACATGATCGTCAGCTTGTACGCCGGTGGGATGACAATTAGGGACATCCAGCACCATATGGCAACGTCGATGCGTGTCGATATTTCCCATGAGACGATTTCTGCGGTTACTGACGCCGTGCTCGATGAGGTCATGGTCTGGCAAAACCGCCAGCTAGACGAGTTCTACCCCGTGGTTTTCCTGGACGCGTTGCGCATTAAAGTCCGCGACGACGGCCGAGTAGTCAACAAATCTGCGTACATGGCAATCGGCGTGGATCTCAACGGTATTAAGCACATTTTAGGATTGTGGATTGCCAAGGAAGAAGGCGCTTCATTCTGGGCGCAGGTATGCGCCAACCTTTCTAACCGTGGGGTCAAGGACGTCTTTATCGTCTGCTGTGACGGGCTGAAAGGCCTGCCAGAGGCAGTTGAGGCAACCTGGCCGAACTCTATGGTGCAAACCTGTATCGTGCACCTGATTCGCGCCGCTAACCGGTGGGTAGCCTACGGGGATCGCCGGGGCGTATCAGCCGCGTTGAAAAAGATTTACACTGCCACGGACGAGCCCACAGCACAGGTTGCTTTAGACGAATTTGAAGCCTCCGAGCTGGGTGAGAAATATCCCCGCTCAGTCAAGGTCTGGCGTGATGCGTGGGCGCGTTTCGTACCGTTTCTCCAGTTCCCACCAGCAGCCAGAAAGGTAATCTATACGACGAACTCCATTGAGTCGTTTAACAATGAACTGCGTAAAGCTACCCGCAACAGGGTGCAGTTCACCAACGATGAATCAGCGATAAAGACGCTGTGGTTGATGACCTGCAACATCGAAGACAAACGAGCCGCAAAGAGGGCAAAGCAAGGCAAACGAGTCTCAGCGACAGCCGGCAGACTCATGGAAGGAGCCCGAGTTTCCGGCTGGAAACAAGCCATCAACCAAATGGCCGTTGCCTACCCCGACCGCTTCGACAAATACCTATAA
- a CDS encoding IS3 family transposase (programmed frameshift): MPRYSEQFKRDAVALYENNEDLSLHAASAELGVNRSSLFSWLQQYGTGKRARTKAMRDNAKETTDSERIRQLEKENAKLREERDILRKAAKYFAGRDSLVIRFQFVYDYRTEYSVKRMCHVLKLNRSSFYKWVNTHENRRLKICSDALIGARIKAIFDDENGLYGAKRIAASLNDDTDFGPINHKKVARIMKSMGLKGFSKRRRCITTRRKPGHRVMPDLVGRTFTADEPNRVYVGDITYLPCKGGKNMYLATVIDTYSRKLAGYALADHMRVSLVIEALSHASTVRGSLDGAIFHSDHGSVYTSQAFRDHCAQLGVRQSMGAVGTSADNALAESFNATLKREVLRDRKVFDNPIICRQEVFRWCMRYNTRRRHSWCNLLAPNDFEALTSATLTQAA, translated from the exons ATGCCTAGGTATTCCGAACAGTTCAAACGTGATGCTGTGGCCCTCTATGAAAACAATGAGGACCTTTCACTTCACGCGGCTTCAGCAGAGCTTGGAGTCAATCGTTCCTCGCTTTTCTCCTGGCTTCAGCAATACGGCACCGGCAAACGTGCCCGCACGAAGGCCATGCGCGACAACGCCAAGGAGACGACTGATTCCGAGCGAATCCGCCAGCTAGAAAAAGAGAACGCGAAGCTGCGCGAAGAACGCGATATTCTGCGCAAGGCCGCGAAGTATTTTGCCG GAAGAGACTCACTGGTGATCCGCTTCCAGTTTGTCTATGACTACCGAACCGAGTACTCGGTCAAGCGGATGTGCCATGTGTTAAAGCTCAATCGCTCCTCGTTTTATAAATGGGTCAACACCCACGAAAATCGCAGGTTAAAGATATGTTCCGATGCCCTTATTGGTGCAAGAATCAAGGCCATCTTTGATGATGAGAACGGGCTTTATGGTGCTAAACGCATCGCTGCAAGCCTCAACGACGATACGGACTTCGGCCCGATCAACCATAAGAAGGTTGCGCGCATCATGAAATCCATGGGGCTAAAAGGCTTTAGCAAACGGCGTCGATGCATCACCACCCGGCGCAAGCCTGGTCACCGTGTCATGCCAGATTTAGTAGGCCGTACATTCACCGCTGACGAGCCGAACCGTGTTTATGTAGGCGACATCACCTACCTGCCGTGTAAGGGCGGTAAGAACATGTACCTGGCCACGGTCATTGACACCTATTCACGAAAACTTGCAGGTTATGCACTCGCAGACCACATGCGTGTCTCACTGGTCATCGAGGCTTTGTCCCATGCCAGCACAGTCCGCGGAAGCCTTGACGGGGCTATTTTCCATTCTGATCATGGAAGTGTGTACACCTCACAGGCGTTTAGGGACCACTGCGCCCAACTTGGTGTACGCCAATCCATGGGCGCGGTGGGAACTAGTGCCGATAATGCCCTGGCAGAATCATTTAACGCCACCTTAAAACGTGAAGTGCTACGTGATCGGAAAGTCTTTGATAATCCCATTATCTGCCGGCAGGAAGTCTTTCGATGGTGCATGCGCTACAACACCCGCAGACGGCACTCCTGGTGCAACCTTCTAGCCCCCAATGACTTCGAAGCACTCACATCAGCTACACTGACCCAAGCAGCATAG
- a CDS encoding IS3 family transposase (programmed frameshift): protein MFIVSQQRKKYTPEYRREAANLVIESERPIAHVAKEIGVSAGLLGRWVKLERERRGSSDGMSEADLRAENARLRRELAEAKMDNEFLFKSDSLLRREATRAEKFELMQQEKANYSIKRMARLLKVSRSGYYKWAHAQQKRLSGEDDRAAFYDDVDRKIHQIWKDSDEVYGAPRITAELAERYQITLNRKTVAKRMRMMGIEGISPRAFVPVTTIQAKRKSTLPDLVKRMFDTGQLNRVWMSDITYLRTGEGWLYLCAVRDGHSRRVLGWAMDSVQDTHLVERALRMAHTLRGDVPDGLVFHADRGTQFTSEKLWEVCRNLGIAQSVGRTGVCFDNAMAESFWSTLKTEFYDRQRWATRDAARKAVAYWIEVVYNRRRRHSALGMVSPVDFENHIGLTTSRKEIAA from the exons ATGTTCATTGTGAGTCAACAGCGCAAGAAGTACACGCCGGAGTACCGGCGTGAAGCCGCGAACCTGGTAATCGAGTCAGAGCGACCGATCGCTCATGTGGCTAAGGAAATCGGTGTTTCCGCCGGGCTTTTGGGCCGGTGGGTCAAACTCGAACGTGAACGCCGAGGATCCTCCGATGGGATGAGCGAGGCTGACCTCCGAGCTGAGAATGCTCGTCTGCGCCGGGAGCTGGCAGAAGCCAAGATGGATAACGAGTTTTTGT TCAAAAGCGACAGCCTTCTTCGCCGCGAAGCAACGCGAGCAGAAAAGTTCGAACTAATGCAGCAGGAGAAGGCGAACTACAGCATCAAGCGCATGGCACGACTATTAAAAGTATCTCGGTCTGGATACTACAAATGGGCCCATGCGCAGCAGAAACGACTATCCGGCGAAGATGATCGGGCAGCATTTTACGATGATGTTGACCGAAAGATTCATCAGATTTGGAAAGACTCCGATGAGGTTTATGGTGCTCCGCGGATCACCGCAGAGCTTGCCGAGCGCTACCAGATCACCTTGAATCGCAAGACTGTGGCTAAACGGATGCGCATGATGGGCATTGAAGGGATTTCACCGCGTGCCTTTGTCCCGGTGACAACGATTCAAGCCAAGCGTAAGTCAACTCTTCCTGACCTGGTCAAGCGCATGTTTGATACTGGTCAGCTCAACCGAGTGTGGATGTCAGATATTACCTACCTGCGCACCGGTGAGGGCTGGTTGTACTTGTGCGCGGTCCGCGATGGTCATTCCCGCAGGGTACTGGGCTGGGCTATGGATAGCGTTCAAGACACACACCTGGTTGAACGGGCCCTGCGGATGGCGCATACGCTACGCGGTGATGTTCCTGATGGGCTGGTGTTTCACGCTGACCGCGGAACGCAATTTACCAGTGAGAAGCTCTGGGAGGTCTGCCGCAACCTGGGCATTGCCCAGTCTGTGGGGCGTACTGGTGTGTGCTTCGATAACGCGATGGCTGAGTCGTTCTGGTCGACGCTAAAGACTGAATTCTATGACCGGCAGCGCTGGGCGACCCGTGATGCTGCACGCAAGGCCGTTGCCTACTGGATTGAAGTCGTCTACAACCGCCGACGCCGGCACTCTGCACTCGGGATGGTCAGCCCCGTCGACTTCGAAAACCACATTGGTCTAACCACCAGTAGAAAAGAAATAGCTGCCTAA
- a CDS encoding IS3 family transposase (programmed frameshift), whose amino-acid sequence MSRYSEQFKRDAVALYENNEDLSLNSASAELGINRASLHSWVKKYGTGKRARTKAVHDQAQAANDSARIRQLEKEVSKLREERDILRKAAKYFGRRDSLVIRFQFVDDHRTEYSVKRMCDVLKLNRSSFYKWVSTRKKRRLKMYSDAVIGARIKTIFDDEHGLYGAKRIAASLKEDTTYTPINHKKVARIMKSMGLKGFSKRRRCITTRRKPGHRVMPDLVGRKFTAGEPNRVYVGDITYLPCRGGKNMYLATVIDTYSRKLAGYALADHMRVSLVIDALAHAHGVRGSLDGTIFHSDHGSVYTSQAFRNYCSSLGVRQSMGAVGTSADNALAESFNATLKREVLRDRKVFNNPISCRQEVFRWCMRYNTRRRHSWCNLVAPDVFEAETSAILTTAA is encoded by the exons ATGTCCAGGTACTCCGAACAGTTCAAACGCGATGCCGTAGCCCTCTATGAGAACAACGAGGATCTCTCGCTGAACTCAGCATCAGCTGAGCTCGGTATCAACCGTGCCTCGCTACATTCTTGGGTCAAAAAGTACGGCACTGGCAAACGTGCCCGCACGAAGGCCGTGCACGATCAAGCCCAAGCGGCGAATGATTCTGCGCGAATCCGTCAGCTGGAAAAAGAAGTCTCTAAGCTGCGCGAAGAACGCGACATCCTGCGTAAGGCCGCGAAATATTTTG GCCGAAGAGACTCACTGGTGATCCGCTTCCAGTTTGTCGATGACCACCGAACCGAGTACTCGGTTAAGCGGATGTGCGATGTGTTAAAGCTGAATCGTTCCTCGTTTTACAAGTGGGTGAGCACCCGTAAAAAACGCAGGTTAAAGATGTATTCTGATGCCGTTATTGGTGCAAGAATCAAGACCATCTTCGATGATGAGCACGGGCTTTATGGTGCTAAACGCATCGCCGCAAGCCTCAAGGAGGACACGACGTATACCCCGATCAATCACAAGAAAGTTGCACGCATCATGAAATCCATGGGGTTAAAAGGCTTTAGCAAACGGCGTCGATGCATTACTACCAGGCGTAAGCCTGGTCACCGTGTCATGCCAGATCTAGTAGGCCGCAAGTTCACAGCTGGCGAGCCAAATCGTGTGTATGTCGGTGACATTACTTACCTGCCGTGTAGGGGAGGCAAAAACATGTACCTTGCCACAGTCATTGACACGTATTCACGTAAACTTGCAGGTTATGCACTCGCAGACCACATGCGGGTCTCACTAGTTATCGATGCTCTAGCCCACGCACACGGCGTGCGCGGCAGTCTTGATGGGACTATTTTCCATTCCGATCACGGCAGCGTGTACACCTCACAAGCCTTTAGGAACTACTGCTCGTCGTTAGGTGTGCGCCAGTCCATGGGCGCGGTTGGAACGAGTGCCGATAATGCCCTGGCAGAATCCTTTAACGCCACCTTAAAGCGGGAAGTACTGCGTGATCGGAAAGTCTTTAACAACCCAATTAGCTGTCGTCAAGAGGTCTTCCGGTGGTGCATGCGCTACAACACGCGCCGGCGGCACTCCTGGTGCAATCTCGTAGCTCCTGATGTCTTTGAAGCCGAGACTTCGGCTATACTGACCACAGCAGCATAG